The Arctopsyche grandis isolate Sample6627 chromosome 10, ASM5162203v2, whole genome shotgun sequence genome window below encodes:
- the sicily gene encoding NADH dehydrogenase (ubiquinone) complex I, assembly factor 6 homolog sicily, which translates to MGIFRPCCQKVFTISKRNMSKDTLQYCLDSVRRYDYENFVSTLLLDKSVLTHAIVIRAFNVEIARVQDQVSDKNIGLMRFQFWIEALDKIASSNAKEAIPAHPVAQELYKMHLQKKMSKRNLTRLIVSRKSYLDKKYFLSLEDMEKYAEESVSPVYYSILESAGIKNVSADHVASHLGKAQGIVNMLRSVEYSAKNKIVSLPQDILMKYKISQEAILRSSNEQNLKDVIFEVATRANQHLSKARSINVPSEAKRIFLPAVGVDTYLKKLQKKDFFLFDKSLNLGNSFISLKLYWYKLLSKY; encoded by the exons ATGGGTATTTTCAGACCATGTTGTCAAAAGGTTTTCACCATTTCTAAAAGAAATATGTCTAAAGATACTCTACAATACTGTTTGGATTCAGTCAG ACGGTATGATTATGAAAACTTTGTTTCGACTCTTTTATTGGACAAAAGCGTACTCACACATGCTATAGTGATCAGGGCGTTCAATGTGGAAATTGCACGTGTGCAAGACCAAGTGTCCGATAAAAATATTGGATTGATGCGTTTTCAATTTTGGATTGAAGCATTAGATAAAATAGCTTCATCGAACGCTAAAGAAGCCATTCCTGCACATCCGGTGGCTCAAgaattatataaa ATGCATTTACAGAAAAAAATGTCGAAACGAAATTTAACGAGGTTAATTGTTTCTAGAAAAAGTTATCTggataagaaatattttttgtcatTGGAGGACATGGAAAAATATGCCGAAGAGTCTGTATCACCAGTTTATTACTCTATATTAGAAAGTGCTGGAATTAAAAATGTTTCTGCCGATCATGTTGCATCTCATTTAGGAAAAGCTCAaggaattgtaaatatgttaaG ATCTGTGGAATATTCTGCGAAAAATAAAATCGTCAGTCTACCACAAGATATTCTCATGAAGTATAAAATAAGTCAAGAAGCGATATTACGTTCTTCCAATGAGCAAAATTTGAAGGATGTGATTTTTGAAGTAGCAActagagccaatcaacatttatcAAAG GCACGCAGTATCAATGTTCCATCAGAGGCAAAAAGGATATTTTTGCCAGCAGTAGGCGTAGATACATATTTGAAGAAGCTTcagaaaaaagatttttttttgtttgacaaAAGTTTGAATTTAGGAAATTCCTTTATATCTCTCAAACTATATtggtataaattattatcaaaatattag